A region of the Rhodothermus bifroesti genome:
CTCATTGTAAACGGCCTGGGGAAAGAAAGCTAAAATGCCCACCATGATGATGAGCGAGATGCCATTGCCAATCCCACTTTCGGTGATGCGTTCGCCCAACCACATGACAAAGACGGTCCCGGCCGTTAGCACAATGACTGCAATCAGCATGAAGAAGCCGGGGCTAACGACGATGGCCTGACCTGTTGCGCCATAGCGTAGGTTGATCGCGTAGCCTACTGCCTGAAGCGCGGTAATGCCTACCGTAAGGTAGCGTGTAAGCTGAGTGATCTTGCGCCGGCCTTCTTCCCCCTCGCGCTGGAGCTTTTGAAAATAGGGCACCACCGCTCCCATAAGCTGAATAATAATGGAAGCCGTAATGTAGGGCATAATGCCCAAAGCAAAAATGCCCGCCTGGGAAAAGGCCCCGCCCACAAAGAGGTCGATCAGCCCAAACAGGTTATTGGTGCCCGCCTGGCGGTTAACCTCAGCTAGAATATGGGCATCCACGCCCGGCAGCGTAACATACGTCCCCAGCCGATAGACAACCAGCAGTCCGAGGGTGTAGAGCACCCGCTGCCGCAGCTCTTCAATTTTCCAAATGTTGCGAATGCTTTCTGTGAAGCCCGCCATGATGCATCGTTTCAGGCGATTTCCGTAACCGTACCACCGGCAGCCTCGATTTTAGCGCGTGCTGAAGCGCTAAAGGCATGTGCCGTAATGTGCAGCGCGCTGGACAGCTCTCCCTCACCCAGAATCTTGATCCGGTCTCGCTTTCGGGCTAGACCAGCAGCCACCAGGGTCTCAGGGGTAATCGGGGCCGTTGCCGACAGGCGGCCTGAGGCAAGCCAGCGATTCAGGTCGGCCAGGTTAATAATCCGATATTCCGTGTGAAACGGATTTCGGAAGCCGCGTTTCGGCACACGCCGAATGAGGGGCATCTGGCCACCTTCAAAGTAGGCAGGGATCTGCTGACCACTGCGGGCTTTTTGCCCCTTAGTCCCGCGCGTGGAGCTATGCCCACCGTAGCCTGAACCTACACCCCGTCCTAACCGCTTCCGCTCGCGAACGGCACCTTTGGCTGGTTTTAGACGACTTAGATCCATGGTTGCTTTCTGGTTTACAGACTTAAGCCGCTTCTACTTCTTCCACGCGCACCAGGTGACGCACTTTTTCGATCATGCCACGGATCTGGGGGGTATCCTGATGCACCACCACGTGTCCGATGCGGCGCAAGCCCAACGCTTCAAGCGTGCGGCGCTGCCGCTTAGGATAATCAATGATGCTGCGCACCTGGGTGATTTTAAGTTGCTTTGCCATAAGCTCACCCTTCGAAGACTTTCTGCAGCGGCACGCTCCGACGCTGCGCTACTTCTGCAGGATCTTCAAGCTGCTCGAGCGCATGCACCGTAGCCGCTACAAGGTTGTAAGGATTCGTTGAGCCTAAGGCCTTGCAGAGCACATCCTTAATGCCGGCGCATTCCAGCACAGCACGCGCTCCGCTGCCTGCGATGACGCCTGTACCTGGCGATGCAGGCTTCAGGAATACCCGTGCAGCATCCTGGCGTCCAATCACGGAATGCGGAATGGTGCCGCGCCGGAGGGGTACGCGAATCACATTCTTTTTGGCATCTTCTGTTGCTTTGGCAATTGCATCGGCCACCTCATTGGCCTTGCCTACGCCGGCACCAACCAACCCATTGCCATCCCCCACCACGACCACAGCGCTAAAGGAAAAACGCCGGCCGCCCTGCACTACCTTAGCCACACGCTTGACCGACACCAAGCGTTCGATCCATTGCTGCTGTTCTTCGGCAACCCGCTGACGCTGCCGGCGCCGATTTGCATGCTTTCGCTGTGCCATAGCATCCTATCGATTAAAAAGCACTCAAAACTGAAGTCCGCCTTCTCGGGCACCTTCGGCCAGCGCTTTCACCCGCCCGTGATACTTGTAGGCATTGCGGTCGAAGACCACCTGCGTGACCTTCGCTGCCAGTGCCCGCTGCGCGAGGCGTCGTCCTACCTCCCGACTGATTTCCATGCGCGTGCCTTGCGGCATATCTTTCTCCAAGCTGGAGGCTGCGGCTAAAGTATGCCCGCGCGTGTCGTCGATGACCTGCGCGTAAATATGTTTGTTGGAACGAAAAACGCAAAGTCGCGGACGCTCGGGCGTACCCCGAATTTTTTTCTTCAATCCCCGCTTGACGCGGGCACGACGTTGCTTTTTGTGTTCTAACTCGTTGATCATAGTTTATAGGTGTTTTGCCGGAAGATTGCCGACCTTCCGGTCGCTTTGGTTTACCGTCCTGCCGTCTTTCCGGCCTTACGACGAATGTATTCGCCCACGTAGCGAATGCCTTTGCCTTTGTAGGGCTCTGGCGGCCGCAGCGAGCGGATTTTAGCCGCCACTTCTCCCACCAGTTGCTTGTCGATGCCTTCGACAATCACAATGGGATTGCTACCGCGCTCCGTTCGCACCGAAAGCGTAATGCCCTCCGGCGGCAAGAAATAAATAGGATGCGAGTAGCCCAGGACCAGCTCAAGCAAGTTACCCGACATGGACGCGCGAAAGCCAATACCCACAACCTCGAGTTCTTTGCGATAGCCCTGGCTTACCCCTACAACCATGTTCTGGATCAAGGCTCGGTACAGACCATGAAGGGCACGATGCCGCTTCTGATCGGTAGCCCGCGTGACGTGTACCGTTTGGTCAGAGACTGTCACCGTAATGTCTGGGTCTACTTGAAGCGTTAGGGTACCCTTAGGCCCCTTGACCGTGACTACGTTGTTCCGGCCCACTTCAACCTGGACCCCCTTGGGCAGCTTGACGGGCAGTTTGCCTATCCGAGACATCGCTTGCTTGGTTTAGCTTCTTTTGGGGCTGTAGACAACCGCCCCAGGTTGCATTTTTAAAACACGTAGGCCAGCACCTCCCCGCCAATGCGGAGCTTACGCGCCTCCTTGTCGGTCATCACGCCTTGAGAGGTCGAGATGATGGCCACACCCAGCCCGTTTCGCACCCGTGGAAGCTCGTCGGCGCCCACATAGTGACGACGTCCGGGCTTAGAGACACGCTGCAGCTCCCGAATGGCCGGGTTGCCATGGCGATCGTACTTCAGGTAAATCCGCAGCAGCCCCTGCTTGCCATCATCGATATCCAGGTAGCTGCGCACGTAGCCTTTGTCTACCAAAATCTGCGTGATGGCCCGCTTAAGCTTCGAAGCGGGCACGTCGACGTAAGGGTGACGCGCCAATTGGGCGTTGCGCAGGCGCGTTAGGTAATCGGCAATAGAATCCGTAATTGCACTCATGACCTATAGGCTTAACAAGGTTACCAGCTGGCCTTACGGACACCAGGGATTTTGCCCTCCAGCGCCATTTCACGAAACACGATACGCGAAACGCCAAACTGGCGCAGATAGCCGCGCGCACGGCCCGTCAGCGGGCAGCGGTTACGCAACCGCACCGGACTGGCATTGCGGGGCAACTTCTGCAACCCGATCCAGTCCCCTGCTTCTTTAAGCTGACGTCGCTTTTCAGCGTATTTTTCGACCAACTCGCGGCGCTTCTTCTCACGCGCCATCCAGCTTTTCTTGGCCATAACAGTTTCAGGCTGCTTTTGCTTGCGGTTCTTCACGACGGACGAAAGGCATGCCCAGCAGCTTAAGCAGCGCATAGGCTTCTTCGTCCGTCTTCGCCGTCGTCACAAACGTGATGTCAAAACCGCTAATGCGGTCAACTTTATCGACGTCGATTTCGGGAAAGATGATTTGTTCGGCAATGCCAAGGGTATAATTGCCGCGGCCGTCAAAGCTGCGGTCCGAAACGCCCCGAAAGTCACGCGTGCGTGGCAAAGCCAGCGTGACCAGGCGATCAAAAAACTCATACATCCGATCGCCACGGAGCGTAACCGAAACACCCACCGGCATGCCTTTACGGATTTTAAAGTTGGAGATGCTTTTGCGCGCCCGACGTACCACCGGATGCTGCCCAGTAATCAGGCGAATCTCTGCAATCGCATCATCCAGAAGCTTTTTGTTCTGGGCAGCTTCACCCACGCCTTTGTTGACGCAGATTTTTACCAGGCGCGGCACCTCCATCACGTTGCGGTACCCGAACTGTTGCATCAGTGCGGGTACGACTTCTTCGCGATAGCGTTGCTTAAGTCGCGGAATGTAAGTCATGGCTCTTGGGGTTCTCAGCGGTCCAGCTCTTCGCCGGTCGTTTTTGCATAACGCACCCAGCGCCCGCGACCGGTTTGGGGGTCTACAATCCACTTACGGCCCACCCGCGTGGGACGCCCATTGCTGTCGAGCGGCATCACGTTCGACACGTGGATGGGCATCTCCTGCTCAATACGCCCTCCTTGAGGATACTTGGGATTCGGGCGTACGTGCCGGATGCGCAAATTGACGCCTTCAACAATCACCCGCTGCTGCTTTGGGAAAACGCGCAGAATGCGGCCTTCCTTGCCTTTGTCATTTCCGGCAATTACCCGCACCAGATCGCCGCGTTTTACGTGCAGCTTGGGCTGTTTATTTTTCGTGCGTGGCATAGCGTAACAACACGGTTTGATGCGGCACTAGACGACCTCTGGTGCCAACGATACAATCCGCATGAACTGCTTGTCGCGCAGCTCACGGGCAACGGGCCCAAAGATACGGGTGCCAATCGGCTCATCCTGGTTATTGATTAAAACCGCCGCATTATCATCAAAGCGAATGTAGGTACCGTCCGGTCGGCGTAATTCTTTTTTTGTCCGAACCACAACGGCTTTTACCACATCGCCTTTTTTGACACTACCGCCCGGAATGGCCGACTTGACAGAGACCACAATTTTGTCTCCTACGCGGGCGTAGCGTTTGTGGCTACCGCCCAGCACGCGAATGCACAGTACCTCTTTAGCACCGCTGTTGTCGGCCACCACCAGTCTGCTTTCCTGCTGAATCATGGCTTTTAGCAGATCAAAACGGTTTTGCGCTCATTTATTTGGCCCGTTCGATGATTTCCACAAGGCGCCAACGCTTGTGTTTCGAAAGCGGCCGCGTCTCCATAATGCGGACGATGTCGCCTTCATTGGCCTCGTTGTGCTCATCGTGGGCCATGAGTTTTGTTGTGCGCTTAATGAACTTACCGTAGAGCGGATGCTTAATTTGGCGCTCAATCGCTACCGTGATCGTCTTGTTCATTTTGTTGCTGACGACCACGCCGATCCGCTCCTTTCGGTGTCCACGCGCTTTAGAGGCATTTGGCGTCTGTTGGGTGCCCATAGCTGCTTGCTACTCCTCAAACGGTTTGCTGCGCAGAAGCCCGGCGTTTTTCGTTGTAGATCGTCTTGAGCCGGGCAATGAGCCGACGTTTGTTGCGGAGCAGCATAGGGTTTTCCAACTGGGCTACCGCATGCTGAAAGCGCAGCTGCCGCAGCGCGTCTTCTTCTTCTCGAATGCGCTGGGCCAGTTCATTAAGGCTCATCGCCCGGATTTCTTTCACCTTCATAGCGTCCCGCGCGTAGGTTAATTAATGTTCTGCCGCAGCCGTTGCCACGTAGTCAGTCCGCATGACAAACTTGGTTTTGATCGGCAGCTTGTGCGCAGCCAAGCGCAACGCCTCACGGGCCAGTTCTTCAGAGACGCCGCCGATCTCAAACAAAACGCGGCCTGGTTTCACAACGGCTACCCAGTATTCTACCGAGCCTTTGCCCTTACCCATGCGGACTTCGGCCGGCTTTTTTGTAATGGGTTTGTCTGGGAAAATGCGGATGTAGACCTTGCCTGCGCGCTTGAGTTTGCGCGTGATGGCCACGCGCGCAGCCTCGATTTGACGACTAGTTATACGCGCAGGCTCTAAGGCTTTGATCCCAAAATCACCAAACTCAATTTGCGTACCGCGCGAAGCTACACCGCGAATGCGGCCTTTTTGCTGCTTGCGGTACTTGGTACGTCGGGGCATCAACATGGCGCTACCTCACAGTGCTTAGCCTTCTTCGCCGCGCTGGGCTGCCGCGGCACGACGCGTCCGGCGTTTGCGGCGCCGTTCAGGCTGTTCCAAAGGTAAAGGCTGTTGCTGGCGCTGCATCAGCGCTGTAGGCGTTAGGTCTGGCTTACCGATAATCTCGCCCAGGAAAATCCAAACCTTCACGCCGATCGTCCCGTAAATGGTGTAGGCTGTCGCCTGGGCATAGTCGATGTTGGCCCGAAGCGTATGCAGCGGCACGCGGCCCTCTAGATATTGCTCAGTACGACTCATTTCCGCCCCACCCAAACGGCCCGAAACCTTGATGCGAATGCCTTGTGCGCCCATCCGCATAGCCGCTGTCATCGCCTGCTTCATCGCCCGGCGGAAGGAAACCCGCCCCTCCAGCTGCTGTGCAATATTCTGAGCGACCAAGGCAGCATCAAGCTCTGGACGCTTGATTTCGCTAATGTTAATCTGAATTTCCTTGTTGGTTAGTTTCTGGAGCTCTTCGCGCAGCTTTTCAACTTCCTGGCCGCCGCGACCAATCACCACGCCCGGGCGGCTGGTGTGCAGCGTCAGGATAACCCGACGGGGCGTACGCTCAATCACTACCCGGCTCAGCCCCGCCCGCTTCAGGCGCGCATGCACGTAGCGCCGAATTTCTTCGTCTTCAATCAGCTTCTCGGGCAGGTCTTTCTCGGCGTACCAGTTCGAAAACCAGCCGCGAATGATCCCCAGACGAAAACCAATCGGATGTGTCTTCTGACCCATGTTGCTCCTTAGCTTTAGGCCTGACTGCTTGCCATTGGGGCTCCCGAGGCGGCTTCAGCCGTCGCAACCACAACCGTCAAGTGGCTAGTGCGCCGCCGCACC
Encoded here:
- the rpsE gene encoding 30S ribosomal protein S5, whose product is MAQRKHANRRRQRQRVAEEQQQWIERLVSVKRVAKVVQGGRRFSFSAVVVVGDGNGLVGAGVGKANEVADAIAKATEDAKKNVIRVPLRRGTIPHSVIGRQDAARVFLKPASPGTGVIAGSGARAVLECAGIKDVLCKALGSTNPYNLVAATVHALEQLEDPAEVAQRRSVPLQKVFEG
- the rpsC gene encoding 30S ribosomal protein S3, with translation MGQKTHPIGFRLGIIRGWFSNWYAEKDLPEKLIEDEEIRRYVHARLKRAGLSRVVIERTPRRVILTLHTSRPGVVIGRGGQEVEKLREELQKLTNKEIQINISEIKRPELDAALVAQNIAQQLEGRVSFRRAMKQAMTAAMRMGAQGIRIKVSGRLGGAEMSRTEQYLEGRVPLHTLRANIDYAQATAYTIYGTIGVKVWIFLGEIIGKPDLTPTALMQRQQQPLPLEQPERRRKRRTRRAAAAQRGEEG
- the rplF gene encoding 50S ribosomal protein L6, whose amino-acid sequence is MSRIGKLPVKLPKGVQVEVGRNNVVTVKGPKGTLTLQVDPDITVTVSDQTVHVTRATDQKRHRALHGLYRALIQNMVVGVSQGYRKELEVVGIGFRASMSGNLLELVLGYSHPIYFLPPEGITLSVRTERGSNPIVIVEGIDKQLVGEVAAKIRSLRPPEPYKGKGIRYVGEYIRRKAGKTAGR
- the rpmC gene encoding 50S ribosomal protein L29 codes for the protein MKVKEIRAMSLNELAQRIREEEDALRQLRFQHAVAQLENPMLLRNKRRLIARLKTIYNEKRRASAQQTV
- the rpsN gene encoding 30S ribosomal protein S14, which encodes MAKKSWMAREKKRRELVEKYAEKRRQLKEAGDWIGLQKLPRNASPVRLRNRCPLTGRARGYLRQFGVSRIVFREMALEGKIPGVRKASW
- the rplP gene encoding 50S ribosomal protein L16 — protein: MLMPRRTKYRKQQKGRIRGVASRGTQIEFGDFGIKALEPARITSRQIEAARVAITRKLKRAGKVYIRIFPDKPITKKPAEVRMGKGKGSVEYWVAVVKPGRVLFEIGGVSEELAREALRLAAHKLPIKTKFVMRTDYVATAAAEH
- the rpsH gene encoding 30S ribosomal protein S8 — translated: MSAITDSIADYLTRLRNAQLARHPYVDVPASKLKRAITQILVDKGYVRSYLDIDDGKQGLLRIYLKYDRHGNPAIRELQRVSKPGRRHYVGADELPRVRNGLGVAIISTSQGVMTDKEARKLRIGGEVLAYVF
- the rpsQ gene encoding 30S ribosomal protein S17 encodes the protein MGTQQTPNASKARGHRKERIGVVVSNKMNKTITVAIERQIKHPLYGKFIKRTTKLMAHDEHNEANEGDIVRIMETRPLSKHKRWRLVEIIERAK
- the rplR gene encoding 50S ribosomal protein L18 translates to MINELEHKKQRRARVKRGLKKKIRGTPERPRLCVFRSNKHIYAQVIDDTRGHTLAAASSLEKDMPQGTRMEISREVGRRLAQRALAAKVTQVVFDRNAYKYHGRVKALAEGAREGGLQF
- the rplN gene encoding 50S ribosomal protein L14 encodes the protein MIQQESRLVVADNSGAKEVLCIRVLGGSHKRYARVGDKIVVSVKSAIPGGSVKKGDVVKAVVVRTKKELRRPDGTYIRFDDNAAVLINNQDEPIGTRIFGPVARELRDKQFMRIVSLAPEVV
- the rplE gene encoding 50S ribosomal protein L5 codes for the protein MTYIPRLKQRYREEVVPALMQQFGYRNVMEVPRLVKICVNKGVGEAAQNKKLLDDAIAEIRLITGQHPVVRRARKSISNFKIRKGMPVGVSVTLRGDRMYEFFDRLVTLALPRTRDFRGVSDRSFDGRGNYTLGIAEQIIFPEIDVDKVDRISGFDITFVTTAKTDEEAYALLKLLGMPFVRREEPQAKAA
- the rplO gene encoding 50S ribosomal protein L15; protein product: MDLSRLKPAKGAVRERKRLGRGVGSGYGGHSSTRGTKGQKARSGQQIPAYFEGGQMPLIRRVPKRGFRNPFHTEYRIINLADLNRWLASGRLSATAPITPETLVAAGLARKRDRIKILGEGELSSALHITAHAFSASARAKIEAAGGTVTEIA
- the rplX gene encoding 50S ribosomal protein L24; amino-acid sequence: MPRTKNKQPKLHVKRGDLVRVIAGNDKGKEGRILRVFPKQQRVIVEGVNLRIRHVRPNPKYPQGGRIEQEMPIHVSNVMPLDSNGRPTRVGRKWIVDPQTGRGRWVRYAKTTGEELDR
- the rpmD gene encoding 50S ribosomal protein L30, with amino-acid sequence MAKQLKITQVRSIIDYPKRQRRTLEALGLRRIGHVVVHQDTPQIRGMIEKVRHLVRVEEVEAA